Below is a genomic region from Flammeovirgaceae bacterium SG7u.111.
GCCTTCCTCTCAACGGGAAGGCTTTTTCAATTCCCTTCAAATACCACGTTGGTTGCCCTGGCAGGTAAAGCAGGATCAAAATCCATGGGCACGATCATATTTATACACTGTGGCTCTATATCTATATGTACAGCATGCTTGTCTCCCAGTATTTCCCCATCGGCTTGGAGAGGAAGGCGTTGCTTGTGGCGCAATTTGATAGTTGCCGACCTGCAGCGGATGATTTTGGCAAAGCGAGTGTGGTACAGGCTGCGGGCAAAAAAGCGGAGAAGAATGGAAAGTAGTAGTACTTTAAAGGAAATGTCTTTTATGATGCAAAGCTCAAAATAACCATCGTTGATCCTGCCTACGGGATTGAGCAAAGCCCCTGTTCCGTAGCGACGGGCATTGGCAAAAGCAACCATATGGGCAGATGTTTTGCGCTTGAGCGTATCGGTTTTGATGATGAACTTAGAACTTTGGGAAAATCTCAATTCTTTAAAAAAATGCTTTGCATAAGAGCGCAAACCTCTTTTTTTCTCACTTTCAAAGTGCTTCACCAGTTTTGCATTGAACCCCACATCGCCAATATGCATACAGCAGTGTTTTTTATTTATTCGCAGGTTATCAATGGGTAAAACGACTCCCTTCCTAAAAATAACCTCCATAGCTTGGTCCTTATTTATAGGGACTTCCAACTCTGCGGCCATCCCATTTGCCGAGCCAAAAGGGACAAGCCCAAGTTGCATGTCGGTATGCATCACTACTTTAGCAACCAGTCGCAATGTGCCATCACCACCTACGGCTACTATCACATCTGGCTTGTATTCTTTGGCAAGTTCTTTAATATTCCTTTTGTCGTGCCTGCCTATGGTAAGGTATACCCTATACACGAATTTGTACTTTTGGGCATAAAAATCTAGCTTTCTTCGGAAAGTAGTTTTTTTCTCTCCACCCGCTATAGGATTGATTACAAAAATAGCCTTCACAAGGTTGTTTTTTGGTTATAAAAAAATATAGTTGAAGCCGTCAATAACAAGCAATTGCCTGTTGTCCTATCTAATTCCGTCCTGTTGGAAAACTCTTGTTAAATTTAAAAATCTCCGACTACTTTGGGGCATATTTGCAAAAGAACTCTTACTCAACAAACCATATGAAGAATACAAAAAAATATTTTTTTAGATACCTAAGGCAAATCCTGTTATTAGCGGGAATAGCAACTGGTTTGTACGCTTGTTTCCCCAGTTATTCGGACAGGATCGATGATTTTGACATGGCTGCTACCACTCATGACGAAACGGTTGATTTCCAGTCGTTCAAGACCTATTATGTGCCCGATACCATTATCCATATCAAAGACACGATCAACGTAGGAACCAATGTAGATATTTCTCGTGAGAACGATGATTTTATCATACAGGAGTTTAAGCGGAATATGGAGGTCAACGGCTATACCGAGGTAACTGACCCCGACGATCCGAACCTTGATATTGCTGTGCTAATTTCTATTGCGGCAAGCCAAAATACCGGCATTACAAACTATTACCCATGGTATGGCACTTGGGGCTGGGCTTTCCCCGAATACGGTCCGTCTTTCAACTGGTTTTACCCTTGGGGCGGTGTAAGCCAAGTGTATAGTTTCACCACAGGCACTATCTATTTTGCCATGATCGATTATCAAAATATAGATTCTGGAGAGGAGGAGATCCCCGTAGTTTGGCTTGGGGGAATAGATGGAGTATTTGAAACTTCTACTGGGTTGAGCACCGAAGAACGTCTTACAAAAGGGATAGACCAATGTTTCCGCCAGTCACCTTACCTTAAGCTCAACTAGTCAACTTACCTACACCGAATTTCAACTATGAAATATATATATTCTATTTTATTGATGCTCTTGCTGGCATCCGTTTCTTTTGCCCAGCATAATTATTTTTCGGGAATTTCTTACGATGTAGCTGTCCCTATGGGAAATACGGCCGATTATATAGACAAGACCAGCTTCAGAGGTTTTGGGTTAGAGTTCAGGAAATATGTAAAAGAACATATTACTGTTGGGGGCACGGCCAGTTGGCAGGTGCTCGACCAAGTGCGCCGTGAGGAAAGCTATGAAGTAAATAATGTAGTGCTTACGGGAAATCAGCGTCGTTTCCTTAACTTCTTCCCCATTTTGGCCAATGCTCATTATTATTTTGGAGAGCGGGAAGATGAAGAAGGTAATGCCAAGTTTTTACCCTTTGCTGGCATAAATGCAGGTGTGATTTACAGTATCCAGCGTACAGAGTTGGGGACTTTGGAAGAAGAGAAAAGTGCTTGGCAACCAACCTTAGCACCCGAAGCCGGTTTTTTCCTTCCTATCAATAATTACCTCAACATCATGGTGAGTGCAAAATATAACTATTCTGTAGGAATGGGGGACATGGAGCAGCAGTCTTTTATAGGCTTGCGTCTAGGGTATTATGGTTATTTTTAGCAGCTTGTAGAACTTGAAAGAAGTAAGCATCCGCAATTCTTCAAAGGCTAGTTGCGGATGATTTTTTATGCCATCGTAATATCTTTCATCATCTTTTCCCTATCCATAAACTCCGAACAGGTTACCATAGCGCTGATGGTGACTCCGAGCACGCCGTGCAAGTTAAGGTTTTGCCCTGTTAGGAATAAGTTAGGAACTTTTGTTTTGGCAGAAATGAAAGATTTGATAGGGTTTTTATAGTCTTTAGCATAACCGTACATAGAACCTTCTACCGTGCCAATGTAGTCGCGCAAGGTGAGCGGACTTGAGGTATAGTACGATTTTGTCATACTTCTTATCCCAGATATTTTCTTTTCCAGTTCGGCAAACATCTTTTCCGCCTTCTCTTTTTTAAACGTCTCATAAGCTTCGCCCCTAAAATCCTTTTCCGCAGCGGTATTGAAGGTGTTTTCCCATTGTTTCACTTCATCGTAGTGCATGTAGCTCATCATGATAAGCCCTTCGGAATAATCCTCATTTTTGGAGGTGATTCCCGTGAAAAGGGCATAGTTGGCTGGCCAGCTTTTATCATCGTAAATAGCTCCGTCCCACACATTAAGATCTTTGAAATGATAATAATTATGGTTAAAATAAGGCAAGGCTTCGGGTTTGAGCACAATGTAAAGAATAAAAATGGAGATAGAATTTTCTATGGTTTGAAGCCGGTGCCTGTATGCTTTTCTTACCTTTCCTTGCTCCACCATATCCATTGTTGCGGCAGGGTGGATATTGGAAATAAAGTTTTTTCCTTCTATCTGCCTACCATCTTTTAGTTCTACAGAGCGGACGGACTCATTGTCAAAAATGAATTTTTTAGCCTCCGCATGGCCGATAACCTTTCCTCCATATTTCAAGATATTTCTTTTGAGCAAAATGGCAATTTGCGAAGCACCGTTTACGCAGCGCCACGAGCTTTCTATGTAGGTATTGGTAACTAGGGCATGCACATAAAGTGGCGTTTTGTCTCCTTCTCCGGCATAAAGAGCATTTGAGCCAGCCAGCACACTTTGGAGCTTTGGGTTACTGGTGCAAGAAGCTATGAATTCTTTTGCGCTCACATCGAGGTACTTAAAACTTACGGTAGTTCCTTCCGAGGCTTTCAGGTTGTACATGGGAAAGCTGGCGCATACTTCCTTTATTTTGGCGCAATATTGTCTTAGTGCGGCTTCTTCTTGGGGGAAACTTTTTAAAAGTTCATCGATAAAGCGTTCGTACGATTGGGCATATTTGTACTCGTTGGGGTCGTTGTCAAAAGTGATGATATCAAAACCATTTTCATCCATCTTTTTGAGCTTGAGCTCATCCATTATCCCCAAATACTTAAAATATTTATAAAGGTTTTGCCCTTCGTCCAGCCCACCTATATAATGGATTCCCGTATCGAAAATAGTTTTGTCTCGCGAGAAAATTTGTAGGTTTCCCCCTATTTGGTGATTTTTTTCCAGCACACATACACTATGGCCTTCTTTGCTTAGTACTGAAGCGCAAATCAGGCCACCTAGGCCGCTTCCTATTATCACAAAATCGTATTTGCTCATTTTATGCTTTTGTCAGAATAAAAATAGTGTTGGATGTCCGCTTGGTATTATCAATAACTTCAAAGCTTAACCCTTGTTTTTTTGCTATTTGGGCAAGCCAATCACCCGAAATATAATTCAATTTATTTCTCGATTTATTGAAACCCGAGTTGGTGGAGAATACCTCGGTAAGCACCGTGCCCGTATGCCGCTGTTTTTTAGAACTATCCCCATCTCGGATGATTATTTTTCCACCATCTTCAAGTTTATTAATCAGCAAACCTACTATTTTTTCTTGCTCCTCTTTCTTCAAATAATGGAGAATATCGCTGAGTATAAAGACGTTTGCATCAGGATAATCGAACGTAAGTGCATCGTGATGGAAGAATTTTAGATTTCTGAGTTGAGTAGGGCAGTTTTTTGCTATTTCAATTTTGTGGGCATCATAATCCAACGCTGTTATTTTTCGCCCCGAACCGCTAAAAGCTAGTGCATAGCCCAAAAATCCATAGCCGCAGCCAATATCTATTATATTTCCTTCCTTGGGAATCAGCTCATCAAATAGCTTGTAGTTATTTTCCAGCTTGATTTTTATCCGCATGTACCACTCCAATACAGGTCCTTTAAACAAGTAGTTTTTATGAATTGTTTCCATGAAAAAACTAGGTGTTTCTTGCTGCAACCTCGTTTTGGCAAACTCTTCTTTGAAATAGCGGCTGATCTTTTTCGTCCTTTCTCTGTAGCCTTCACCAAAGCTTTTGTCTGCCAAAGCTATTTTGGGTAAGAACTTTACATGGATAGTTCCTTTTCGGAAACAAAACCCATCTTTTTTGGGCATAAGGTAATGAGGGCCATGTGTAATGATAGGCTGAATATCCAACTGAAGCTCTTCGGCAAGGTAAAAAGCACCTTTGTGAAACCTGCCACAATCAGGCGTCTCAGAGCGAGTCCCTTCTGGAAAAATGACTATGGAATACCCTTGGGCTACCAAGCCTTTTATTTTATCCATCTGATTTTCTATTCCTTCGGTTGCTAAGATGAAATCGGCATAGCGAACCACTGACCCAAAGAAAGGGGAGTTGTATACCCAGTCGTTGGTCACCATCACCACTTTGGGGCTGAACATGAGCATGAGGAGGATGTCCAAAAACGAATGGTGATTGCTGATGATAACAGAAGGTTTGCTATAATCCGCATTTTCTCGCCCAACTACTTCTTTTTTAATGTTCTGCATGAAGTAGATGATAAATCGGCAATAGGCCATCACCAGTAAATGGTAAGTCCGTTTTTTCCACTTAGGGAAAACAGGAATGTAAAATAGGGTTCGTATCCCCATCAGTAGAAAGCAGCCTATCACGAAGATGGAAAAAGCAATGATGGAGCGGATAAAAGATGCCAAGTTATAAGGTATCAGCCCTTTGTCTTTTCTTTTTTGCACGAAAAGATTGAAAAGGAAATCTTGGATGAAAAACGTTAAGAAAATCACCGAAGAAATCCCGATGATGGCGAGTAGCGCAATGGACTTTAGTGCAGGATGCTGGGCAAAAACCAACACGCCTATTCCCACAATGGTGGTGATCCCCGAAAGGAAAATAGATACCCTAAACGATGTAGTATTTGCTCGTCCGTAAGTATATTTCTCGTTTAATCCTTTTAGGTTGAAAATGCTATAATCTACGCCCAAGCCAAAAATAAGAGAGCAAATAATGATGTTTACGATATTGAACGAAAGATCGAAAATACTCATGATTCCGAGCGTCCAGAGCCAGCCAATGGCAATAGGGGCAATAGTAGTCAATGCCATTTCTATGCGGCCATAAATAATGAGCAAAATGGCAAAAACGATGAGCAAAGACCAACTAATGAGTTTGTTGAAATCTTCCGAAAGTATTTCTATCAGTCGGTTGGTGATGTAGCCCCTGTCCAAAAGTTGGATGCCTTTTATCTTTTGCAGTTCTTCTACAACTGCAGCTTTTTTCTCACTTTCAAATTTGATGACGGTGATAAGGGATATTTCATCTTCAGATTCTACCACGAACTTTTCCCCCGCCAAAGCCATCATTTTTTGCATATCGGCAGCTTGGAGTGTTTGGTAGTTTTTGCCCAAATAGGTGTTCAGTCCAGTGTAAACTTTCGTGTTGAGCCCAAGTTTGGTTGCCGCTTCGTTCACGGTTTTGTTGAGGGAAGTAGTGTCTTTTTCTGCCCAAAACTGTTGCCATTTTTCCAGCCTTTTCTGCTGCGTAGCCAAGCTAGGGATAAGTGCATTTACCGAGTTGTAGCCGTTAATAGTACCTTCAGTTTTTAATTCTTCCAGTCGCTTATAGGCTGCTTCGCTTTTGCCCAGTGCTTCCCAAAAGTCCTTACCTGACGAGAGGACATACACTTCTTTTCCTGTATTTCCTAGTACTTCGTTGAGTCGGATTTCTGCTTTCGCAAGGTGCTCAGGCATGTAGTTTAGCGACATCATGTCCTTGTTGAAGTTCATGTTTCCCCAGTAGAAAACACCACCACTGGTCACCACGATGAAAAGCAAAACTGCCCACTTTTTTTTATGGAGTTTTACCGAGGATATCCGTTCAAACGATCGTTCAAAAACTCCTTTTTCTTTTGCAGAAAGGTTTTTAGGCAAAAGGTGGGGAAGGACTATCAAGGAAAATAAAGCCGAAGCAAGTACACTTCCTCCCACAAAAATACCCAAGTCCATCATAGCATTAGAGTTGATGAATACCAAGGCGAAAAATGCTGATGCGGTGGTACAACTACTCATCAGCAAGGGTTGGGTAATGCTCTTGAAAAGTTGTTTTATGGATGAATCCGAGCGATAGTGGGAAAGTAGGTGCAGGGCAAAATCCACGGTAATCCCTACCATTATCGAGCCTACTCCCAACGAGATTAGGGACATAGATTTACCCACAGTAGCCATGATTCCTAAAACAACCAAGACTCCAAAAACTCCAGGAAGTAACACCAAAGCAAATGTGCTAAGGTTCTTGAAATACAGCAAAATAAGGGCAAAAATCACCAGGATAGCGAGGGAAACCGAAATGATGATATCTGCTTTTATACGGTTGGCATTTGCCACAGCAATTGCGGGTGTACCGAAGTATTCGATGTCCATTCCCGAGCTTTGGTAGCGCATTATCAGCTCATCCAAATGGTCGATCAACTCTCCGTTTTTTGCCGTTTCGTTGGCTTGGGTTGCCAGCTCTAAGATGTAGAGCATGTGCTTTCTATCCTTGGAAAAAAGATGGTTTTTGTACAGTTGGAAATTGGTGTCAAACTGACTTTTTTGGAAGTTTTTGAGCGGGATTTGTGTAAGGCCAAAAGGATCTTTCATGACCATTTTCCCTCCAAAAATCCCAATAGGTGAAATTAGTGTTTTGAAATTCCCCTTCACCGTGTTCTTCAGTGCTTCCTCGCTAAGCTTGCTTTCTATCTCGGAATAGTCTTCGTTTTCTAAATAGAGCGGGAGGTATTGCCCAAAAAAATCATAGACTTGGGTGATAAGCGAATCGGGGTAGTCGAGTATCCGCTGTTGGATGAGGTCGCCGTATTGAGCTTGAAGGCAAGAATCGATTGAGTGCCCTGCTTGTATGATGCTGTCGGGCAGAGCTTGGTTTGAAATGGAAATGCTATCACCTATGTAAAAATGGACAACGAGGTTGCTATTGAGCTTCGAGTCGTTTAGGATTTTTTCTACTTGGCTTATCGATTCGCTTTCGGGTAAAATATCTGTGATGTTTTCACTGAAGTTTAGTTGCGAAGTCTGGAAGCCCAAAATGGCAACTAGTGTAGTTGTTACCCCAAAAAACAACGTTTTGTTTTTCGAACAAAACAGAAATATTTTATAGAAAAATGATGACATTCAATCTAAGACTGTAAAGGGAAAAATTGGATTGCTTGTAAAAAGAAGCGGTGTAAGTCATGTTTGGTCAGCTACTTCTTTTGGCAAAGATATCAAAGAAATATTCAGAAATCTGTATCCCTTTCCTTTCTGCCAAAATTATCAGAATTCTATTCTTCACTTTTGGATAAATGGCGTAATATTGAGAAAAAACCAACGATTTTATCTCGATGTCTAAAGAACTGTCCATTATCGAAGCCAAGTACGAAGCCCAAAAACTTGCTTTTGGTCCTATCTATTTTCAAGCGGTTATTACTATGAGGGAATTGGGAATCATGGAGCTGATAAGTAAAAAAAGAAAGGGGATTACGCCTGAGGAAATTACAAAAGTGCTGGATGTGAGCCTATATGGCGTGGAGGTGCTTATAGAAGCTGCGGCAAATGCTGGGGTGGTAGAGGTTTTGGAAAATGGTGCAGTTATTTTGACAAAAGTTGGCGTGATGCTCAATTCTGATGAGCTTACCAAAGTCAATCTCAATTTTGTGAACGACGTTTGCTACGATGCGGCAAAGTTTACTACAGAATCGATTAAAAAAGGAAAGCCAGAGGGCTTGAAAGTATTTGGCGAATGGCCTACGGTGTACGAAGGTTTGAGCCAGTTGCCTCCCAAAGTACAAAAATCT
It encodes:
- a CDS encoding YegS/Rv2252/BmrU family lipid kinase translates to MKAIFVINPIAGGEKKTTFRRKLDFYAQKYKFVYRVYLTIGRHDKRNIKELAKEYKPDVIVAVGGDGTLRLVAKVVMHTDMQLGLVPFGSANGMAAELEVPINKDQAMEVIFRKGVVLPIDNLRINKKHCCMHIGDVGFNAKLVKHFESEKKRGLRSYAKHFFKELRFSQSSKFIIKTDTLKRKTSAHMVAFANARRYGTGALLNPVGRINDGYFELCIIKDISFKVLLLSILLRFFARSLYHTRFAKIIRCRSATIKLRHKQRLPLQADGEILGDKHAVHIDIEPQCINMIVPMDFDPALPARATNVVFEGN
- a CDS encoding DUF4136 domain-containing protein, with amino-acid sequence MKNTKKYFFRYLRQILLLAGIATGLYACFPSYSDRIDDFDMAATTHDETVDFQSFKTYYVPDTIIHIKDTINVGTNVDISRENDDFIIQEFKRNMEVNGYTEVTDPDDPNLDIAVLISIAASQNTGITNYYPWYGTWGWAFPEYGPSFNWFYPWGGVSQVYSFTTGTIYFAMIDYQNIDSGEEEIPVVWLGGIDGVFETSTGLSTEERLTKGIDQCFRQSPYLKLN
- a CDS encoding NAD(P)/FAD-dependent oxidoreductase, which encodes MSKYDFVIIGSGLGGLICASVLSKEGHSVCVLEKNHQIGGNLQIFSRDKTIFDTGIHYIGGLDEGQNLYKYFKYLGIMDELKLKKMDENGFDIITFDNDPNEYKYAQSYERFIDELLKSFPQEEAALRQYCAKIKEVCASFPMYNLKASEGTTVSFKYLDVSAKEFIASCTSNPKLQSVLAGSNALYAGEGDKTPLYVHALVTNTYIESSWRCVNGASQIAILLKRNILKYGGKVIGHAEAKKFIFDNESVRSVELKDGRQIEGKNFISNIHPAATMDMVEQGKVRKAYRHRLQTIENSISIFILYIVLKPEALPYFNHNYYHFKDLNVWDGAIYDDKSWPANYALFTGITSKNEDYSEGLIMMSYMHYDEVKQWENTFNTAAEKDFRGEAYETFKKEKAEKMFAELEKKISGIRSMTKSYYTSSPLTLRDYIGTVEGSMYGYAKDYKNPIKSFISAKTKVPNLFLTGQNLNLHGVLGVTISAMVTCSEFMDREKMMKDITMA
- a CDS encoding MMPL family transporter; amino-acid sequence: MFFGVTTTLVAILGFQTSQLNFSENITDILPESESISQVEKILNDSKLNSNLVVHFYIGDSISISNQALPDSIIQAGHSIDSCLQAQYGDLIQQRILDYPDSLITQVYDFFGQYLPLYLENEDYSEIESKLSEEALKNTVKGNFKTLISPIGIFGGKMVMKDPFGLTQIPLKNFQKSQFDTNFQLYKNHLFSKDRKHMLYILELATQANETAKNGELIDHLDELIMRYQSSGMDIEYFGTPAIAVANANRIKADIIISVSLAILVIFALILLYFKNLSTFALVLLPGVFGVLVVLGIMATVGKSMSLISLGVGSIMVGITVDFALHLLSHYRSDSSIKQLFKSITQPLLMSSCTTASAFFALVFINSNAMMDLGIFVGGSVLASALFSLIVLPHLLPKNLSAKEKGVFERSFERISSVKLHKKKWAVLLFIVVTSGGVFYWGNMNFNKDMMSLNYMPEHLAKAEIRLNEVLGNTGKEVYVLSSGKDFWEALGKSEAAYKRLEELKTEGTINGYNSVNALIPSLATQQKRLEKWQQFWAEKDTTSLNKTVNEAATKLGLNTKVYTGLNTYLGKNYQTLQAADMQKMMALAGEKFVVESEDEISLITVIKFESEKKAAVVEELQKIKGIQLLDRGYITNRLIEILSEDFNKLISWSLLIVFAILLIIYGRIEMALTTIAPIAIGWLWTLGIMSIFDLSFNIVNIIICSLIFGLGVDYSIFNLKGLNEKYTYGRANTTSFRVSIFLSGITTIVGIGVLVFAQHPALKSIALLAIIGISSVIFLTFFIQDFLFNLFVQKRKDKGLIPYNLASFIRSIIAFSIFVIGCFLLMGIRTLFYIPVFPKWKKRTYHLLVMAYCRFIIYFMQNIKKEVVGRENADYSKPSVIISNHHSFLDILLMLMFSPKVVMVTNDWVYNSPFFGSVVRYADFILATEGIENQMDKIKGLVAQGYSIVIFPEGTRSETPDCGRFHKGAFYLAEELQLDIQPIITHGPHYLMPKKDGFCFRKGTIHVKFLPKIALADKSFGEGYRERTKKISRYFKEEFAKTRLQQETPSFFMETIHKNYLFKGPVLEWYMRIKIKLENNYKLFDELIPKEGNIIDIGCGYGFLGYALAFSGSGRKITALDYDAHKIEIAKNCPTQLRNLKFFHHDALTFDYPDANVFILSDILHYLKKEEQEKIVGLLINKLEDGGKIIIRDGDSSKKQRHTGTVLTEVFSTNSGFNKSRNKLNYISGDWLAQIAKKQGLSFEVIDNTKRTSNTIFILTKA